One window of uncultured Trichococcus sp. genomic DNA carries:
- a CDS encoding PTS transporter subunit EIIC, whose translation MNNKDLAKKIIELSGSKANITSATHCMTRLRIRVSDEHNFAKEDILALPGVLNIVERSGELQIVIGPGVGKVYRELAEQLGITSAEHVDEGAVDKGGKTNVDRFMNIISSIFVPLIGIIAAGGTLKGILALLFQADIITKESTTYIILFALANAIFYFFPIMLGFTTAKKFNGTPYLGAILGAAMIYPSIIELAGSGSVPTLFGIEFTLLNYSSTVLPIIFGAWFVVKCQKFFEKHLPSITQVIFVPLFSLVISFSITLLIIGPIMTMLNEGLVNAVMFVYETSPILAGAVLGGLWQLTILMGIGWGFVPIFLGNIATLGYCPILATLAAPSFAQTGAALAAGLRASDKKLKAIGLSAAFSGIMGVTEPAIYGINFPAKKPFVIGLLSGAVGGTIAAVMGAKQYAIGPNGIFMMPVFINPNHGIDQGFIAFIISIVVSFVLAFVLTYLFGYQNTILTEKSDKTETLTALVE comes from the coding sequence ATGAATAACAAAGATTTGGCAAAGAAAATCATCGAACTTTCAGGGTCAAAAGCCAATATTACTAGCGCAACGCATTGCATGACAAGGCTTAGAATTAGAGTAAGCGATGAACATAATTTTGCAAAAGAGGATATCCTAGCTTTACCAGGAGTTCTTAACATCGTAGAACGAAGTGGTGAACTCCAAATTGTAATAGGACCGGGTGTTGGGAAAGTATATCGTGAATTAGCAGAGCAGTTAGGTATTACCTCTGCCGAGCATGTTGATGAAGGAGCAGTCGATAAAGGGGGAAAAACTAATGTAGACAGATTCATGAATATCATTTCCTCAATTTTTGTACCACTTATTGGCATCATCGCTGCCGGAGGAACATTAAAAGGAATCCTTGCCTTATTGTTCCAAGCTGATATTATTACAAAAGAATCGACTACATATATAATTTTATTTGCATTAGCCAATGCAATCTTTTATTTCTTCCCAATTATGTTAGGGTTTACAACAGCGAAGAAATTCAATGGCACCCCTTATCTGGGGGCTATACTGGGTGCGGCAATGATTTATCCTTCGATTATTGAGTTAGCAGGATCCGGAAGTGTCCCAACGCTATTCGGGATTGAATTTACGCTACTTAATTATTCTTCTACTGTTTTACCAATAATTTTTGGAGCATGGTTTGTTGTAAAATGTCAAAAGTTCTTTGAAAAACACTTGCCATCCATTACTCAAGTTATTTTTGTACCGCTTTTTTCTCTGGTCATTTCATTTTCAATTACACTACTGATTATTGGACCGATCATGACAATGCTAAATGAAGGGCTCGTTAACGCCGTCATGTTTGTATACGAAACAAGTCCAATATTAGCTGGAGCTGTTTTAGGTGGCCTATGGCAACTGACAATCTTAATGGGTATCGGCTGGGGATTTGTGCCGATTTTCCTAGGGAATATTGCTACATTAGGGTATTGTCCAATTCTTGCAACTTTAGCGGCACCATCTTTTGCACAGACAGGGGCGGCATTGGCAGCAGGGCTAAGAGCTTCTGATAAAAAACTAAAAGCAATTGGATTATCTGCTGCATTTTCCGGAATAATGGGTGTAACTGAACCAGCTATTTATGGAATTAATTTCCCAGCGAAAAAACCCTTTGTTATAGGGCTTTTATCAGGGGCAGTTGGAGGGACGATTGCTGCTGTGATGGGAGCAAAACAATATGCGATAGGTCCAAATGGAATTTTTATGATGCCTGTCTTTATCAATCCGAATCATGGAATTGATCAAGGGTTTATAGCTTTCATAATATCTATTGTAGTGAGTTTTGTTTTAGCTTTCGTATTGACTTATTTATTCGGATATCAAAATACCATATTAACAGAAAAATCAGACAAAACGGAAACCTTGACTGCACTAGTAGAATAA
- a CDS encoding ROK family glucokinase, with the protein MQNYLIGIDLGGTSCKLAIVDEAGDVHKKWSIPTDCKDGGQRIVPEIIASIQETLVADGISVEQITAIGMGSPGSVDRRNGTVSGAFNLNWIEEQPIKDQFERAFAVPFHIENDANVAALGEKWRGSGNDQENVVFVTLGTGVGGGIICHDELVTGHHGCGGEIGHLYVTDNPIFKCTCGNSGCLEAVASATGMMRLAEESLKHTELDTALVGVMNGDATVTAKEIFDYAKAEDEFALQIVEAFCGYLGVACSHIANVLNPSKIIIGGGVSAAGDFLLENIQKVYMRHVFPKAREKDVLVLATLENDAGILGAAYLAKMNQARIR; encoded by the coding sequence ATGCAAAATTATTTGATTGGCATTGACCTGGGAGGCACTTCCTGCAAATTGGCGATTGTCGATGAGGCAGGAGATGTCCACAAAAAATGGTCTATACCTACGGATTGTAAAGATGGGGGGCAACGGATTGTTCCGGAGATCATTGCCTCGATACAAGAAACATTAGTAGCGGACGGGATTTCTGTTGAACAGATCACAGCAATCGGTATGGGGTCACCGGGAAGCGTGGATCGCAGAAACGGGACTGTATCAGGTGCCTTTAACTTAAATTGGATTGAGGAACAGCCGATTAAAGATCAGTTTGAACGCGCGTTTGCGGTGCCATTCCATATCGAGAATGATGCCAATGTGGCTGCATTGGGTGAAAAATGGCGCGGTTCCGGAAATGATCAGGAAAATGTTGTCTTCGTTACTTTAGGTACGGGCGTCGGCGGAGGAATTATTTGTCATGATGAGCTGGTCACGGGTCATCACGGTTGCGGGGGAGAAATCGGGCATCTCTACGTCACTGATAATCCGATATTCAAATGTACCTGCGGCAACAGCGGCTGTCTGGAAGCTGTTGCTTCGGCAACAGGCATGATGCGCTTAGCGGAAGAATCCCTCAAGCATACGGAATTGGATACAGCGTTAGTGGGAGTCATGAATGGCGATGCTACAGTAACTGCCAAGGAGATTTTTGACTATGCAAAAGCAGAGGATGAATTTGCTCTTCAGATCGTCGAAGCGTTTTGTGGTTACTTGGGTGTGGCATGTTCTCACATAGCCAATGTGCTCAATCCATCCAAAATCATAATCGGCGGAGGAGTTTCCGCAGCCGGAGATTTTCTCTTGGAAAATATTCAAAAAGTATATATGCGGCATGTGTTTCCTAAAGCCAGAGAGAAGGATGTGCTGGTGCTAGCTACCTTGGAGAACGATGCTGGCATACTTGGGGCAGCTTACTTGGCAAAAATGAATCAAGCAAGGATTCGTTAA
- a CDS encoding histidine phosphatase family protein has product MKLYFVRHGQTYLNKYKKMQGWSDSPLTPEGESVAKLTGDRLKDIPFTAVYTSDLGRTIQTAKIILEDNLYLDEKDIEPMAEFRETFFGSFEADPGNQVYAKVAERVGIPVEKVFSSLSLEEISDVMKELDPYGEAETSAIFMERLLKGLNQVTEKNYEQAESEILVVTHGNTIRHIVKHIDSSVDVAVEIENASVTIVEFKDGQYRLEGFNT; this is encoded by the coding sequence ATGAAACTATATTTTGTTAGGCACGGTCAAACCTATCTGAACAAATACAAAAAAATGCAAGGTTGGTCCGATTCGCCCCTCACGCCAGAGGGGGAATCAGTGGCCAAGCTGACTGGCGACCGTTTAAAGGATATCCCCTTTACAGCTGTCTATACGAGTGATTTGGGAAGGACCATCCAGACCGCGAAAATCATTTTAGAGGACAATCTGTACCTTGATGAAAAGGATATCGAACCAATGGCAGAATTTCGGGAAACGTTCTTCGGTTCATTTGAGGCGGACCCTGGAAATCAAGTCTATGCAAAGGTAGCCGAAAGAGTTGGGATACCAGTTGAAAAAGTCTTCAGCTCATTGAGTTTGGAAGAAATATCCGATGTCATGAAAGAACTGGATCCATATGGGGAGGCAGAAACTTCAGCTATCTTTATGGAACGTTTGCTGAAGGGACTCAATCAGGTCACAGAAAAGAACTACGAACAAGCTGAATCGGAGATATTAGTGGTTACGCACGGCAACACAATCCGACACATCGTGAAGCACATCGACAGCAGTGTGGACGTTGCTGTTGAGATTGAAAATGCCAGCGTGACGATTGTTGAATTCAAAGATGGGCAATATCGATTGGAAGGATTCAACACCTAA
- a CDS encoding sugar phosphate isomerase/epimerase — MGNLKLGITLYCFTAEYARGIYDLEGCLRKAAEIGAKGFEIVGSQMVPSYPYVDDAFLGEIRAMAQNYDIEPICYGANTDKGMLKDRNLTEDEMLQRAILDLKAANKLGCKVMRAQYLLSPAAMEKLAPYAEYYGVKVGIEIHNPETPTTPIMQKYLESFKKTGSDYVGFIPDFGSFATKPNKPYWDLAIKQGAPVEMLEKAAELRYSGTARNDARQILLDAGANQAVMGAFENMNGFVTFHKEPDYEGLKSILPHCVHFHGKFHYVNEDLEEASIPYDKLLPIIADSNFDGYIMSEFEGHGFYDAVEMTKRHLQMELKILGV, encoded by the coding sequence ATGGGAAATCTTAAGTTAGGAATCACGCTTTACTGCTTCACAGCAGAATATGCCCGTGGCATCTACGATCTGGAGGGCTGCCTTCGTAAAGCAGCGGAAATCGGTGCGAAAGGATTCGAAATCGTGGGTTCACAAATGGTCCCTTCCTATCCGTATGTTGATGATGCTTTTCTGGGGGAAATCCGGGCGATGGCACAGAATTATGATATCGAACCGATCTGTTATGGGGCGAACACAGATAAAGGCATGCTGAAGGACCGCAATCTGACGGAGGACGAAATGCTGCAGCGAGCGATCCTGGATCTGAAAGCGGCCAATAAGCTTGGCTGCAAAGTGATGCGGGCACAATACCTGCTTTCACCCGCGGCTATGGAAAAACTGGCACCTTACGCGGAATACTATGGAGTGAAGGTGGGGATCGAAATCCACAATCCGGAAACGCCGACAACGCCTATCATGCAAAAATATTTGGAATCATTCAAGAAGACAGGTTCTGACTATGTCGGCTTCATTCCTGATTTCGGATCCTTTGCTACGAAACCAAACAAACCTTATTGGGACTTGGCGATTAAGCAGGGTGCACCGGTTGAAATGTTGGAAAAGGCAGCTGAATTACGCTATTCAGGCACAGCCCGCAACGATGCGCGCCAGATTTTATTGGATGCCGGAGCCAATCAGGCAGTCATGGGTGCGTTTGAGAACATGAATGGATTTGTGACATTCCACAAAGAGCCGGATTATGAGGGACTAAAATCAATTTTGCCTCATTGTGTCCATTTCCACGGCAAGTTCCATTATGTAAATGAGGATCTGGAAGAAGCGAGCATCCCTTACGATAAGTTGTTGCCGATCATCGCTGATTCGAACTTCGATGGTTACATCATGTCGGAATTTGAAGGCCATGGTTTCTATGATGCAGTTGAGATGACCAAACGCCACCTGCAGATGGAACTGAAAATATTAGGCGTCTGA
- a CDS encoding DUF6379 domain-containing protein → MVFSMRINFVDVICDDSLRNSYINGLKNGYEFDIRLSYYRGLFLSCVNSFALTVDGEEVPNSEVTFSINGKEFFMDQLSSLSSEFWQLLEPAKIKVLKKGGLPKGSHNLKLDFYLRVPYLPLPGGDNDHNYVPLDSCGEKELIIEEIGGE, encoded by the coding sequence ATGGTTTTTTCAATGCGCATTAATTTCGTGGATGTCATCTGTGATGATTCTTTGCGAAACAGTTATATCAACGGTTTAAAAAATGGTTACGAATTCGATATACGCTTAAGCTATTATCGGGGATTGTTCCTGTCTTGTGTGAACTCTTTTGCACTAACGGTGGATGGGGAAGAAGTTCCGAATTCAGAAGTTACTTTTTCCATCAACGGCAAAGAGTTTTTTATGGATCAACTATCCAGCCTTTCCTCTGAATTTTGGCAATTGCTGGAACCTGCAAAAATAAAGGTTCTGAAAAAAGGTGGGCTGCCGAAGGGGAGCCATAATCTGAAACTTGATTTCTACTTAAGGGTGCCTTATTTGCCGCTCCCAGGCGGAGACAACGACCATAATTACGTGCCGTTGGATTCATGCGGAGAAAAAGAACTGATCATTGAAGAAATTGGGGGAGAGTAA
- a CDS encoding Gfo/Idh/MocA family oxidoreductase, with translation MDKLKVGIIGCGGIANQKHFKALSQQADNCEMVAFCDIKVERAQEACEKYGTEDAKFYADYNELLADPTIDVVHVCTPNVSHSPITVAAFEAGKNVLCEKPMAHNTEAAQAMMDAWKKSGKKFTIGYQNRFREEVRSLHESCANGELGEVYFAKAHALRRKAVPTWGVFPDKSQQGGGPLIDIGTHALDITLWMMDNYEPESVTGSVFHKLGSLPGADEGNMFGPWDTDNFEVEDSAFGFIKMKNGATVFLESSWALNILESKEAATTLCGTKAGAQINAGMSYKTNELIINRSRNGILTQEELSSSGNIAFFEGGSNAPEVLEAKQWLEAVQNDTDPLVKPEQAFVVTQILDAIYKAAEQGTEVKI, from the coding sequence ATGGATAAATTAAAAGTGGGCATCATCGGGTGCGGCGGAATCGCTAACCAAAAACATTTCAAGGCACTGAGCCAACAAGCGGACAACTGCGAAATGGTGGCCTTCTGCGACATCAAAGTGGAACGCGCTCAGGAAGCGTGCGAAAAGTACGGCACGGAAGATGCAAAATTCTATGCGGATTACAATGAATTGTTGGCGGATCCGACAATCGATGTCGTGCATGTATGCACGCCGAACGTGAGTCATAGCCCAATCACGGTTGCCGCTTTTGAAGCAGGCAAGAACGTGCTTTGCGAAAAACCGATGGCCCATAACACAGAAGCCGCTCAAGCAATGATGGATGCCTGGAAAAAATCAGGCAAAAAATTCACGATTGGCTACCAAAACCGTTTCCGTGAAGAAGTCCGTTCGTTGCATGAATCCTGCGCAAATGGTGAACTCGGCGAAGTCTACTTCGCGAAAGCCCATGCCTTGCGCCGTAAAGCTGTGCCAACTTGGGGCGTATTCCCAGACAAATCCCAGCAAGGTGGGGGCCCGCTGATCGATATCGGCACACATGCATTGGACATCACTTTGTGGATGATGGACAACTATGAACCGGAATCCGTTACAGGTTCGGTATTCCATAAACTGGGCAGCCTGCCCGGAGCGGATGAGGGGAACATGTTCGGTCCGTGGGATACGGATAACTTTGAAGTCGAGGATTCAGCTTTCGGTTTCATCAAGATGAAAAACGGTGCAACTGTCTTCTTGGAATCTTCATGGGCACTGAATATCTTGGAATCAAAAGAAGCCGCAACGACTTTATGCGGCACAAAAGCGGGTGCGCAGATCAACGCAGGTATGAGCTACAAAACAAATGAATTGATCATCAATCGCTCCCGCAACGGTATATTGACGCAGGAAGAATTAAGCAGCTCCGGAAATATTGCTTTCTTTGAAGGCGGCAGCAACGCTCCTGAGGTATTGGAAGCTAAGCAATGGTTGGAAGCTGTTCAAAATGATACGGATCCGTTAGTGAAACCGGAACAAGCATTTGTCGTGACACAAATTTTGGATGCCATCTATAAAGCAGCAGAACAAGGAACAGAAGTAAAAATTTAA
- a CDS encoding sugar phosphate isomerase/epimerase: protein MKLGVVSAILDQSNFEEMITIVSENGLDCVEVACWPQGKAERRYAGVSHIDTAALTEAKAEELLGFCRAKGVEISSLAYYPNPLDENPEKRNEAVEHLYTLIDASKLLGVNMVTTFIGRMPSKTISENLAEMEKIWKPIVKYAEDKKVKIAIENCPMLFTEDEWPGGQNLMTTPAIWRQVFERLDSDYLGLNYDPSHFVWQQIDYIQPLDEFKDKIFHVHYKDIKVYQEKLKDVGIMATPLQYMSPKLPGLGDVDWGKYVSALTNIGFDGYSCIEVEDRAFEKNYEDVKKSVTLSTRYLRNFVI from the coding sequence ATGAAATTGGGTGTAGTGAGTGCAATCCTGGACCAAAGCAATTTTGAAGAAATGATCACCATCGTTTCCGAGAACGGTCTTGACTGTGTGGAAGTCGCTTGTTGGCCGCAAGGAAAAGCGGAGCGTCGGTATGCGGGTGTTTCGCATATTGACACCGCTGCTCTGACAGAAGCAAAAGCTGAAGAGCTTTTAGGTTTTTGCCGAGCGAAAGGGGTAGAGATTTCTTCATTAGCCTATTATCCGAATCCCTTGGACGAGAATCCGGAAAAGCGCAATGAGGCTGTTGAACATCTATATACATTAATTGATGCTTCCAAGTTGTTGGGTGTGAACATGGTGACGACCTTCATCGGAAGGATGCCTTCCAAGACCATTTCAGAAAATTTGGCTGAAATGGAAAAGATATGGAAACCGATTGTGAAGTATGCAGAAGATAAAAAAGTGAAAATCGCGATCGAAAATTGTCCGATGCTGTTTACGGAAGATGAATGGCCGGGTGGGCAGAACCTTATGACCACACCAGCCATCTGGCGCCAGGTATTTGAACGTCTGGACAGCGATTACTTGGGCCTGAACTATGATCCTTCCCATTTCGTTTGGCAGCAAATTGATTATATTCAACCACTGGATGAGTTCAAAGATAAGATTTTCCATGTCCACTACAAGGACATCAAAGTCTATCAAGAAAAATTGAAAGATGTTGGCATCATGGCAACGCCGCTGCAATACATGAGCCCGAAATTGCCGGGACTGGGGGATGTGGATTGGGGAAAATATGTTTCAGCATTAACGAATATCGGTTTCGATGGCTACAGCTGCATTGAAGTGGAAGATAGAGCTTTTGAAAAGAATTATGAAGATGTAAAAAAATCAGTCACATTGAGTACGCGTTATTTACGTAATTTTGTGATCTAA
- a CDS encoding Gfo/Idh/MocA family oxidoreductase, with amino-acid sequence MNVKLGIIGYGGMGKWHENNAPRVEGVEIKAVCDIDPEKLKDAEGKGYELYEDVDALLANPDINTVLLTVPNHIHKEMTLKAARAGKHIIDEKPAALTVAEFDEMMEAVKENGVLFTVHQNRRWDRDYRIVKKVVDDHMIGEVFTIESRLHTANGRIHEWHLYKKYGGGMMYDWGVHLIDQAMRMMKGSKLISIYADIKSIINDEVDDYFNLVLRFDNGITYHIELGTYILKYQPRWLAAGNRGTLFINSFACDGGIARTSELLNKLPAQIAETEAGPTRQFAPQPAGVLYEDELPTVETNWTDFYMNFVSTLNGQSEFIVQPHEVREVLSIMEAAFESNEKKQSIHFS; translated from the coding sequence ATGAACGTAAAATTAGGAATCATCGGATATGGCGGCATGGGGAAATGGCACGAAAACAATGCGCCACGAGTTGAAGGAGTGGAAATCAAGGCAGTCTGCGATATTGATCCGGAAAAACTAAAGGATGCAGAAGGAAAAGGTTATGAACTTTATGAAGATGTGGACGCCTTGCTGGCAAATCCTGACATAAATACGGTTTTGTTGACCGTTCCTAACCATATCCACAAGGAAATGACGCTGAAGGCAGCTCGAGCAGGGAAACACATCATCGATGAAAAGCCTGCCGCGCTGACTGTAGCCGAATTTGATGAAATGATGGAAGCCGTGAAAGAAAACGGAGTACTTTTCACAGTGCACCAAAACCGCCGTTGGGATCGCGATTATCGCATCGTGAAGAAAGTAGTCGATGACCATATGATTGGTGAAGTATTCACGATTGAATCACGCCTGCATACGGCGAACGGCCGCATCCATGAATGGCATCTGTACAAAAAATACGGCGGCGGCATGATGTACGATTGGGGCGTTCATCTGATCGATCAGGCGATGCGAATGATGAAAGGATCGAAGCTCATTAGCATTTATGCGGATATCAAGAGCATCATCAATGACGAGGTCGATGATTATTTCAATCTGGTGCTTCGTTTCGATAACGGGATCACCTACCATATCGAATTGGGAACCTACATTCTGAAATATCAGCCGCGCTGGTTGGCTGCAGGCAATAGGGGGACTTTGTTCATCAATTCCTTCGCTTGCGATGGCGGGATTGCCCGGACGAGTGAACTCTTGAACAAACTGCCTGCACAAATCGCTGAAACAGAAGCGGGCCCTACCCGTCAATTTGCCCCGCAGCCTGCAGGCGTTCTTTACGAAGATGAGCTGCCGACTGTGGAAACAAACTGGACAGATTTTTATATGAATTTTGTATCAACATTAAATGGACAAAGCGAATTTATTGTTCAACCTCATGAAGTCCGGGAAGTGCTCTCCATCATGGAAGCCGCTTTTGAATCCAATGAGAAAAAACAATCCATTCATTTTTCATAA
- a CDS encoding helix-turn-helix domain-containing protein — translation MIHIFGVAHRDSGLAMERGPAKHQGIHPSYQFLYVVHGTAEVRTDEHSLQLHKDECVIIEPNQSVLLSLASADSLVAKYYFSDDLLAETFQQLELHSGIEKDDLSQHSPLKRVVNQMLHYFMQNEGAVDYHVISLSYETLHHVTMIYGNDSSQVTKQTVRESSIKAYIKKNYRHELTLSTIAAEFEMSPSYFSRYFKQQFGTGLVEYVTAYRLKQAAEKLKRTDEKVSLIASETGFSNLSNFNKKFRQQFGLTPKAYRDENNEFLAMKQLPVNQSQTLDALQYFSEAIAPVDYIKEVSLHSAEKMGRNGSPWATLINIGSAENLLQYDIRHHLTLLKKDLNYEYVRFWNLFTKGMNIDPDLTEDYNFDKIDSVLDFFMDIEILPFIELGYKIRRVQRSTKEAVVYDNDDFKFSLNSKEWQELIEKFMVHVTYRYGTENVSRWKFELSLNYSSESEFLEQVKHYDRTYKIIKKYAPKVQIGGPGSKPQNTGKYNFREDLKKLAQKGIRFDFISYMLYPYLEDEKGERFAKMIDDPSFLAHKLDEIEEAVAYAGYADLPIYITEWSNTISNRSVINDTVNKGAYIIKNMIGVAHRTSGIGYWVGSDLFGEFADSKAILHGGTGLVTKRDLAKPAMHAMRFLNFLQSNILSIGPNYIVTKGPGDDFSIICHNYKPLHASFYQLMKENEVKIDELSEYYVDSEKKAFSFCLEGAASKRFELKILRVNDVYGNLISGWKDLGYRTSLRKQDIDYLSRVSDPQVTYEQLHTHNGKIKTELVLEANEFVYISLIEMK, via the coding sequence GTGATCCATATTTTTGGCGTAGCACATCGAGACAGTGGATTGGCAATGGAACGTGGTCCGGCAAAACATCAGGGAATCCATCCAAGCTATCAATTTCTGTATGTAGTGCACGGTACAGCCGAGGTTCGGACGGATGAGCATTCGTTGCAGTTGCATAAGGATGAATGCGTGATCATTGAGCCGAACCAATCTGTTCTGCTGTCATTAGCATCCGCTGATTCTCTGGTTGCAAAGTATTATTTTTCTGATGACTTACTTGCTGAAACGTTTCAACAGCTTGAACTGCATTCTGGGATAGAAAAAGACGATCTGAGTCAGCATTCGCCATTGAAGCGCGTCGTGAATCAGATGCTGCATTACTTTATGCAAAATGAGGGTGCCGTAGACTACCACGTCATTTCTCTTTCCTATGAAACTCTGCATCACGTAACAATGATCTATGGGAACGATAGCAGTCAAGTGACGAAGCAGACGGTCCGGGAGTCCAGCATCAAGGCCTACATCAAAAAGAACTATCGGCATGAATTGACTTTAAGTACGATCGCTGCAGAATTTGAGATGTCGCCCAGTTACTTTTCGCGATACTTCAAACAGCAGTTCGGAACCGGACTTGTGGAATATGTGACAGCTTACAGATTGAAGCAAGCCGCTGAAAAATTAAAGCGGACAGATGAAAAAGTTTCCCTGATAGCCAGCGAGACCGGGTTTTCCAACTTAAGTAATTTCAACAAAAAATTCAGGCAGCAGTTTGGCTTAACCCCAAAAGCCTATCGGGATGAGAACAATGAGTTTTTGGCTATGAAGCAGCTCCCGGTAAATCAGAGTCAAACGTTGGATGCGCTCCAGTATTTTTCCGAGGCAATCGCACCTGTGGACTATATCAAGGAAGTTTCTTTGCATTCTGCAGAAAAAATGGGAAGGAACGGTTCCCCATGGGCGACGCTCATCAACATAGGCAGTGCAGAGAATCTGTTGCAATACGATATTCGCCATCACTTGACGCTGTTGAAAAAGGACTTGAATTATGAGTACGTTCGCTTCTGGAATTTGTTCACGAAAGGGATGAATATCGATCCCGACCTGACGGAAGACTACAATTTCGACAAAATTGACAGTGTCCTGGATTTCTTCATGGATATCGAAATCCTGCCTTTCATCGAGCTGGGGTATAAGATCCGCAGGGTCCAGCGTTCCACAAAAGAAGCCGTCGTCTACGACAATGATGACTTCAAGTTTTCACTCAACAGCAAAGAGTGGCAGGAGCTGATCGAAAAATTCATGGTGCATGTCACCTATCGTTACGGCACCGAAAATGTGAGCAGGTGGAAGTTTGAGCTGTCCCTGAACTATTCATCCGAAAGTGAATTTCTTGAGCAAGTAAAGCACTATGATCGAACCTATAAAATCATCAAAAAGTATGCGCCGAAAGTGCAGATCGGCGGTCCGGGATCCAAGCCTCAAAACACCGGGAAATATAATTTTCGGGAGGATCTGAAGAAACTGGCGCAGAAAGGGATACGCTTCGACTTCATTTCCTATATGCTGTATCCCTATTTGGAAGACGAAAAAGGGGAACGCTTTGCGAAAATGATCGACGATCCCTCCTTCTTAGCTCATAAACTGGACGAAATTGAAGAGGCAGTCGCCTATGCAGGTTATGCCGATTTGCCAATCTATATCACTGAGTGGAGCAATACGATATCCAATCGTTCCGTCATCAATGATACCGTCAACAAGGGCGCCTACATCATCAAAAATATGATTGGTGTTGCGCATCGGACATCCGGAATCGGCTATTGGGTCGGATCCGACCTTTTCGGAGAGTTCGCCGATTCAAAAGCAATCCTTCATGGTGGGACAGGGTTGGTGACCAAACGGGATTTGGCCAAGCCTGCGATGCATGCCATGCGTTTTTTGAACTTCCTGCAGTCCAACATCCTTTCGATCGGGCCCAATTATATTGTAACCAAGGGGCCGGGCGATGATTTCAGTATCATCTGCCACAATTACAAACCGTTGCATGCGTCTTTTTACCAGTTGATGAAAGAAAACGAAGTGAAAATCGATGAGTTATCAGAGTATTATGTCGATTCAGAAAAGAAAGCTTTCAGCTTTTGCCTTGAGGGAGCCGCCAGCAAGCGGTTTGAATTGAAGATTCTGAGGGTGAATGACGTATACGGAAACTTGATTTCGGGTTGGAAGGATCTCGGATACCGCACTTCCTTGAGGAAACAGGACATTGATTATTTATCCCGGGTGTCCGATCCGCAAGTGACCTATGAGCAGCTACACACTCACAACGGGAAAATCAAGACAGAGCTGGTCTTAGAAGCTAATGAATTTGTATATATCAGCCTGATAGAAATGAAATAG
- the nfsA gene encoding oxygen-insensitive NADPH nitroreductase, with translation MNETIERILAHRTVRDFEDKVLSPEQIETIVRSAQAASTSSFVQAYSIIGVTDPDKKRELAKIARNQQFIAENGHFFVFCADLHRHDVIGKMEGKDVAASLESTEKFMVSVVDASLAAQNAALAAEAMGLGICYVGGLRNDLEKVSELLKIPDKVIPLFGLAVGYPSSVNDQKPRLPFEHVYHENEYQQNNAVYKEQLKQYNEEIQEYYRERTEGERCDTWTGQMAEMLSHPQRMYMHDFVEKQGMNKH, from the coding sequence ATGAATGAAACGATTGAGCGCATCCTGGCGCACCGTACGGTAAGGGATTTTGAAGACAAGGTATTGAGCCCTGAACAGATAGAAACGATTGTCCGCAGCGCCCAGGCGGCTTCGACTTCGAGTTTTGTGCAGGCCTACTCCATCATCGGAGTCACGGATCCCGACAAAAAACGCGAATTGGCGAAAATCGCGCGTAACCAGCAGTTCATTGCCGAGAATGGCCATTTCTTCGTATTTTGCGCCGACCTGCATCGCCACGATGTGATCGGAAAGATGGAAGGGAAGGATGTTGCAGCCTCGCTTGAGAGCACCGAAAAGTTCATGGTCAGCGTGGTTGATGCATCCCTTGCTGCCCAGAATGCAGCTTTGGCGGCTGAAGCGATGGGGCTCGGGATCTGTTACGTAGGCGGCTTGCGGAATGACCTCGAAAAAGTCAGCGAACTCCTGAAGATTCCCGATAAAGTGATTCCGCTCTTCGGACTGGCGGTTGGTTATCCATCCAGCGTCAATGACCAGAAGCCGCGCCTGCCTTTCGAACATGTTTATCATGAGAATGAGTATCAACAGAATAATGCGGTTTATAAAGAACAACTGAAGCAGTACAACGAAGAGATTCAAGAGTACTATCGAGAGCGGACTGAAGGCGAACGCTGCGATACGTGGACCGGCCAGATGGCAGAGATGCTCTCTCATCCGCAACGCATGTACATGCATGATTTCGTCGAAAAGCAAGGGATGAACAAGCACTGA